One window of the Thermodesulfomicrobium sp. WS genome contains the following:
- a CDS encoding MBL fold metallo-hydrolase — protein MYFQQIRVPGLGCFSYVLGCPAAGEMIVVDPKRDVDEYLQISRDEGMRITCIIDTHVHADHVSGAHELAARTGAPIAMHPDSPVSFPFTPLPEGTVLTAGSARLEVIHTPGHTPHSLSILVSDLARSAEPWLILTGDLLFVGDIGRPDLVGEAVLEEQIANLYHSLFVKLGALPDHLEVYPAHGSGSLCGKGMSPKTSTTLGYERRHNPRLQFDSLEAFAAAMRQDFPVRPKSFTHIIATNAKGAPLLERCPRELALSVDEFTRHMEAGAVIIDARDGVAFGGGHIPGALNIGLEKSLANWVGMVVDPKAQILLVVADAAGFATMRTELIRIGYDNILGYLAGGIQSWINAGRPVHRLTQINAHELAERLKGGQPPRLVDVRTPQEWAAGRIPGAEHQPFTEILAACCTLPTDEEIVVYCGSGYRSNMAGSFLRQHGYANVKSLAGGILAWTRSGRLLTQESSAPSATI, from the coding sequence ATGTATTTTCAACAAATCCGCGTCCCTGGCCTCGGATGTTTTTCCTACGTGCTGGGCTGCCCTGCCGCAGGAGAAATGATCGTCGTGGACCCCAAGCGGGACGTCGACGAGTATCTGCAGATCTCCCGCGACGAAGGAATGCGCATCACCTGCATCATCGATACCCACGTGCACGCCGACCACGTCTCCGGCGCCCATGAGCTGGCGGCCCGCACCGGTGCGCCCATCGCCATGCACCCGGACTCCCCGGTCTCTTTCCCGTTCACCCCCCTGCCGGAAGGCACGGTGCTCACAGCCGGATCGGCCCGGCTCGAGGTCATCCACACCCCAGGGCACACGCCCCACTCCCTCTCCATCCTGGTCTCGGACCTGGCCCGCTCTGCCGAACCTTGGCTCATCCTCACCGGGGATTTGCTCTTTGTGGGCGATATCGGGCGACCGGACCTCGTGGGCGAGGCCGTACTCGAAGAGCAGATCGCCAACCTCTACCACTCCCTGTTCGTGAAGCTCGGCGCCCTGCCCGATCACCTGGAGGTCTACCCGGCCCATGGCTCCGGTTCCCTGTGCGGCAAGGGCATGAGTCCCAAGACCAGCACCACCCTGGGCTATGAACGCCGCCACAATCCGCGCCTGCAGTTCGACTCTCTCGAGGCCTTTGCCGCGGCCATGCGCCAGGATTTTCCCGTGCGCCCCAAGAGCTTCACCCACATCATCGCCACCAACGCCAAAGGGGCACCACTGCTCGAGCGCTGCCCGCGCGAGCTTGCCTTGAGCGTGGACGAGTTCACCCGCCACATGGAGGCCGGGGCCGTCATCATCGACGCTCGGGACGGCGTGGCCTTTGGCGGTGGGCACATCCCCGGGGCCCTCAACATCGGTCTGGAAAAGTCCCTGGCCAATTGGGTGGGCATGGTGGTGGACCCCAAGGCGCAGATCCTCCTCGTGGTCGCCGACGCCGCAGGCTTTGCCACCATGCGCACCGAGCTGATCCGCATCGGCTACGACAACATTCTCGGATACCTGGCCGGCGGCATCCAGTCCTGGATCAACGCCGGCCGTCCGGTGCATCGCCTCACGCAAATCAACGCCCATGAACTGGCCGAACGCCTCAAAGGCGGCCAGCCGCCCCGGCTCGTGGACGTGCGCACGCCCCAGGAATGGGCCGCCGGACGCATCCCCGGGGCCGAACACCAACCCTTCACCGAAATCCTCGCCGCCTGCTGCACCCTGCCCACCGATGAGGAGATCGTGGTCTACTGCGGCTCCGGCTACCGTTCCAACATGGCCGGTTCGTTTTTGCGGCAGCACGGCTATGCCAATGTCAAATCCCTGGCCGGCGGCATCCTGGCCTGGACCCGCTCCGGCCGGTTGCTCACCCAGGAATCTTCCGCTCCATCCGCAACCATCTAA
- a CDS encoding peroxiredoxin, with the protein MSGIPLLGEAFPEMEVVTTHGTMKLPEAMAGKWFVLFSHPADFTPVCTTEFVAFQKRYPEFKAMNCELIGLSIDQVFSHIKWVQWIGEQLKEEIQFPIIADDMGRVAAKLGMVHPGKGTNTVRAVFIVDDKGILRIMLYYPQEVGRNMDEILRCVKALQTSDAHGVAIPAGWPNNELIGDKVIIPPAKDVKTATERTGQADSFDWWFCYRKL; encoded by the coding sequence ATGTCTGGTATTCCTCTGCTCGGCGAAGCCTTTCCGGAAATGGAAGTGGTCACCACCCACGGCACCATGAAGTTGCCGGAGGCCATGGCAGGCAAATGGTTCGTCCTCTTCTCCCACCCAGCGGACTTCACCCCGGTATGCACCACGGAATTCGTGGCCTTTCAGAAGCGCTATCCGGAATTCAAGGCCATGAACTGCGAGCTCATCGGCCTGTCCATCGATCAGGTGTTTTCGCACATCAAATGGGTGCAGTGGATTGGCGAACAGCTCAAAGAAGAGATCCAGTTCCCCATCATCGCCGACGATATGGGCCGCGTTGCCGCCAAACTCGGCATGGTGCATCCAGGAAAAGGCACCAACACCGTGCGTGCGGTCTTCATCGTGGACGACAAGGGGATCTTGCGCATCATGCTCTACTACCCGCAGGAAGTGGGCCGCAACATGGATGAGATCCTGCGCTGCGTCAAAGCCCTGCAGACCTCCGATGCCCACGGCGTGGCCATCCCCGCCGGTTGGCCCAACAACGAGCTCATCGGCGACAAGGTCATCATCCCCCCGGCCAAGGACGTGAAAACCGCCACCGAACGCACCGGCCAGGCCGACAGCTTCGACTGGTGGTTCTGCTACCGCAAACTCTGA
- the purM gene encoding phosphoribosylformylglycinamidine cyclo-ligase has translation MEHRDQAYKAAGVDIQAGNALVERIKKYVASTRTKGVIGDLGGFGGLFKPLLANYRDPVFVAATDGVGTKLRIAWDLGRHDTIGIDLVAMNVNDIVVQGAKPLIFLDYFATGKLDVDVAEQVIAGIAEGCRQAGCALIGGETAEMPDFYRPGEYDLAGFCVGIVDNDRIVDGSCVGVGDVVIGLASSGIHSNGYSLVRKIVAESGARLQDPLADSDQSLGAALLTPTRIYVDVVLHLLRDFEIHAMAHITGGGFYDNIARVLPRGTMVHIAFGAWPVPPVFRWLREHGRLSWEEMLQIFNCGVGYVLMVKKTLAEEILDRLHALHCPGWIIGEVRERPEGAAAVHIAL, from the coding sequence ATGGAACATCGAGACCAAGCCTACAAAGCCGCCGGTGTGGATATTCAGGCAGGCAATGCCTTGGTGGAGCGCATCAAGAAGTATGTAGCCTCCACCCGCACTAAAGGAGTGATTGGGGATTTGGGCGGCTTTGGCGGACTCTTCAAGCCGCTGCTCGCCAACTACCGCGATCCGGTGTTTGTTGCCGCCACGGACGGCGTGGGGACCAAGCTGCGCATTGCCTGGGACCTGGGCCGCCATGACACCATCGGCATCGACCTTGTGGCCATGAACGTCAACGACATCGTGGTGCAAGGGGCCAAGCCGCTCATCTTTTTGGATTACTTTGCCACCGGCAAGCTGGACGTGGACGTGGCCGAGCAGGTCATCGCCGGCATCGCCGAGGGCTGCCGTCAGGCAGGCTGCGCCCTCATCGGCGGCGAGACCGCGGAGATGCCGGATTTTTACCGCCCGGGCGAATACGATCTCGCCGGGTTTTGCGTGGGGATCGTGGACAATGACCGCATCGTGGACGGCTCTTGTGTGGGCGTGGGCGATGTCGTCATTGGCTTGGCCTCCAGCGGGATCCACTCCAATGGCTACTCGTTGGTGCGCAAAATCGTGGCGGAGAGCGGTGCTCGTCTGCAAGACCCGCTCGCCGACTCGGACCAGAGCTTGGGTGCGGCGCTGCTCACCCCCACGCGCATCTACGTGGATGTGGTGCTCCACCTGCTGCGCGACTTCGAGATCCACGCCATGGCCCACATCACGGGCGGCGGCTTCTACGACAATATTGCCCGGGTGCTGCCCCGGGGCACCATGGTCCACATCGCTTTTGGCGCCTGGCCCGTGCCGCCGGTCTTCCGCTGGCTGCGTGAGCATGGAAGGCTGTCCTGGGAAGAGATGCTCCAGATCTTCAACTGCGGGGTGGGGTACGTGCTCATGGTCAAAAAGACCCTGGCCGAGGAGATATTGGATCGTCTTCATGCCCTGCACTGTCCTGGCTGGATCATCGGCGAGGTGCGGGAGCGGCCCGAGGGCGCGGCGGCGGTGCATATCGCCCTATAG
- the amrS gene encoding AmmeMemoRadiSam system radical SAM enzyme, translated as MRPALLGKPLAAGNVLCQACGHFCRLSPGARGRCQVRANEGGQLVSLVGYRVAALHVDPIEKKPLFHFLPGTTTLSLGTQGCNFHCHFCQNWSLSCVRGPIQGDEVDPAELAQAARRLDCASVAFTYSEPTVFLELVVATADQCRQRHLATVLVSNGFQSPQALKLLGGRIDAANIDLKAGSEGFYRNICGGRLVTVQKNLVAMRRMGWHVEVTTLVIPGHNDSDAELTSIARFLAQELGPHTPWHVSRFHPCHQMPHVPPTPRATLLRARDIGRAAGLHFVFVGNVREAGLEDTICPGCGHTVIRRLGFHVAEMALRDGACRHCGQAIIAPPSRPLP; from the coding sequence ATGCGCCCGGCCCTGCTTGGAAAGCCCCTTGCCGCAGGCAACGTCCTCTGCCAGGCGTGCGGACATTTCTGCCGCCTGAGTCCAGGTGCGCGCGGCCGCTGCCAGGTGCGCGCCAACGAAGGAGGGCAATTGGTTTCCCTGGTGGGCTACCGGGTGGCCGCCCTCCACGTGGATCCCATCGAAAAAAAGCCGCTCTTCCATTTTCTGCCAGGCACCACGACCCTCTCCCTGGGCACCCAGGGCTGCAACTTCCATTGCCATTTCTGCCAAAACTGGAGCCTTTCCTGCGTGCGCGGCCCCATCCAGGGCGACGAAGTGGACCCGGCCGAGCTGGCCCAGGCCGCCCGACGCCTGGACTGCGCCTCGGTGGCCTTCACCTACTCCGAACCCACGGTGTTCCTCGAGCTTGTGGTGGCCACGGCGGACCAGTGCCGGCAGCGTCACCTCGCCACGGTGCTGGTGAGCAACGGCTTTCAAAGCCCCCAGGCCTTGAAGCTCCTTGGCGGACGCATCGACGCCGCCAACATCGACCTCAAGGCCGGAAGCGAGGGCTTCTACCGCAATATCTGCGGCGGCCGTCTGGTCACGGTACAGAAAAACCTCGTGGCCATGCGGCGCATGGGCTGGCACGTGGAGGTCACCACCCTGGTCATCCCCGGCCATAACGACAGTGACGCGGAGCTCACCAGCATCGCCCGCTTCCTTGCCCAGGAACTCGGGCCCCACACCCCCTGGCACGTCTCCCGTTTCCACCCCTGCCACCAAATGCCCCACGTGCCGCCCACACCCCGCGCCACCTTGCTGCGGGCGCGCGACATCGGCCGGGCCGCGGGACTCCACTTTGTGTTCGTGGGAAACGTGCGGGAAGCAGGACTGGAAGACACCATCTGCCCAGGCTGTGGGCACACCGTCATCCGCCGCCTGGGATTTCACGTGGCGGAAATGGCCCTTCGCGACGGCGCCTGCCGCCACTGCGGCCAGGCCATCATCGCTCCCCCGTCGCGCCCGTTGCCGTAA
- a CDS encoding cob(I)yrinic acid a,c-diamide adenosyltransferase, whose protein sequence is MIIVYTGEGKGKTSACVGQAVRARGHGMTVAFAQFMKRPHQAGEQRLLAELLGERFYAGGIGFLRRSEDFPAHRAAAQTTLAWAHAQVDSGCQVLVLDEAVYALGYGLLERSELEAVLDAARAAACHVVLSGRGAPSWLVARAHIVTEMLPLRHAYAEGVAAQAGVEF, encoded by the coding sequence GTGATCATCGTCTATACCGGAGAGGGCAAGGGCAAGACCTCGGCCTGCGTGGGCCAGGCGGTGCGGGCCCGAGGACACGGCATGACCGTCGCCTTCGCCCAGTTCATGAAGCGTCCCCATCAGGCCGGGGAGCAGCGCCTTTTGGCCGAGCTTTTGGGCGAGCGTTTTTATGCCGGTGGGATCGGGTTTTTGCGCCGCAGCGAGGATTTTCCCGCCCACCGCGCCGCAGCGCAAACGACCCTTGCCTGGGCGCACGCCCAGGTGGATTCCGGCTGCCAGGTGCTCGTTTTGGACGAGGCCGTCTATGCCTTGGGCTACGGGCTGCTGGAGCGCTCGGAGCTGGAGGCCGTGCTCGACGCCGCTCGTGCCGCTGCCTGCCATGTGGTGCTCTCGGGCCGCGGGGCGCCGTCGTGGCTGGTGGCCCGGGCCCATATCGTCACCGAGATGCTCCCGCTGCGCCACGCCTACGCCGAGGGTGTTGCGGCGCAGGCCGGGGTGGAGTTCTGA